From the Trichoplusia ni isolate ovarian cell line Hi5 chromosome 1, tn1, whole genome shotgun sequence genome, the window CGGCATGAAGCAAGTGACATTGATACGAGTAAGGATAGTGATGGAATCACTTTTGAAGATCtattcttaaaagaaaatctcTCGTACTAAGGAATATTGTTCTTGTGTCGCGAGGTTTTCATAGTCATTGAAGATAAATATTATGCATGTTTATGACATCCAGACTTTGAAGaagcactcgtggatcacacaaatgcttgtcctatgcagtGATCATACTTGCTACTCGACGTGAACACTAGCTTTTGCTTATGGCTCGGCTTTCTGTGCAGTCGAAAGTTTcctatatttgaaaattttctttaattaaagtcACGTAATGAATTGTAGTGAAAAGTAGTTATTTCGAATATAGAAAGACAAGTAGTTCGTAAATTcttgtaaaaatgtcacttgtttAAGACTGGATTAAAAACATTCAGATGGTAAAACAAATTGTTCTTTGAAACGGTTGAAAGAAGAAGGTTTCCAACAGTTGAGAATATCGTCCTATTTAAAACTGGCGTCGTGTTGACTGATTTTCATTTctcagtttttaaatatattttaaatgtaatggaTATTTCCGAAATCATCTGGATCATTGAATATTCCCgaatcgaatattttttattttgcttacaATGTTTTCGTCTAAATTGCCCAAACTGACAATATTTCCAATAATGACCCACAGCTTGTTAAAACAGTGGAATCCAATCCATTGAAACATTAAACCTATGACAATTTACACACAATATTCACAACGTATCAGGTATGTCGAGAATCTAAACAGTCACTAGATGTAGAAGTGTTAGTAGAAAAGTGTAAAAGTACCCTGAAATAAATCTAATACacgaataattttaaagcttATATATTGTTAGAAGGGCGACCGAGGACTAAtgaatttagttacaaaaatattaattatggaaACTTTTGGGGATTTGGagaacatttttatgaatatttaaatttaagacgGTGTCAGTTGTGATTGGATCAGCTTtcatgataattaatatttctacaaaCCTCAATGCTGCATAGCCCAAACATATGGAAAATTTCAACCGAAGGAAGTCTCATGACAGACTTATCAGAATTCCGAAGGTCAAAGACGCTTGTAAAATATAATCTGTCTTAGGAGTACATAAGTTTTCGTGACTCTACACAGTGTCTTCGCTTTGACAATAATGCTGTAGTTGATTTTATtcgaaatgaaaatgtttaactATTTTGAGAAGCGCAGGGCCACAGTCGACAATATAATTTGTGATTTTAACcacttcaattaattattaaaatggcaCTGTATCAGCAAtaagtttattgttaatatttattgaataattacATTGGGTGAACATGATTccaatcaaatttatttgaaaattcctACATAAACCTAGGTTCATACCAAGTTTAATCATAATTGTTAAAACTAATTAGGGATCATAACTGAAAACAAATTTGGTAATACCAcgaatgaatttaaaacaagttttgaaataaacaacaaaccAGATCTATTACACGAAATAATTCATTAGATCTAAATAAACCAGAATAATAATTCGTTTCCCAATGTAATTATTGGTCTAACCTACAttccgaaataaattatttgtgtaattattgGCTTTTTCATTACCTACTTCTGCTTTGCCAAATCCATTTTCATTGTTCACatcatcaatattattttattcttttacaggattattaaaatgatatttatcatcgacttctttaaaataatcattgtgattataaactttattctTATTTGACTCAACATTTTGCGCTACAACCATAGAAACACACAACATGCGCATATTAACAGCTTTCTTTACACTAAGTTCTGTGCGCTTATCcataaaatgtacaattattttaatagaaacgaAATTTCGGTACATTCTGGGATTCTAGCCGGAGGTTTTCCTATTTGGTATCTAATAAGGGCCTAATATTACCGTTCGCTTAATAACAttgcaaaatatgaaaatgtatgtaaattacgTTCATTACATGGAGTTGCTTTAACCAATCTCGTACACCTTTCTAAGAGTTTAGAGAAGTATTTCCATATTATGTCACATCGGGTCAATGCCTTACTTATTGAGTTGGGATCTTGAAGCGAACAGAACCTTCGAAAATGAGGATGCTTACCTTGGGGTTAAGGACAATCATAGTTGCTAAAATACTAtcaataaagttatttcaatGCACTATTTATAATGCAATGTACTGACAGCTGGTAAGATAATTTGTACACATTTTGCTTctaatattcacaaaaatatgtataaattagaAACAAGAACGGTAAAATTATATTAGCCCAAGTTAAATGTCCTCCACCCGAAAAATAGGTCGCGTAAATGAACAGCGAATAAAATTCCAAAATGAAATTTACGATATAACTCCCAATATTAAAAGAGGGGTTTAGCCTCGAAATTCGTTCGAAGTTACATGAAATATGGACTAATTTCGCAAGGATTAGATTGGATTTACGACGGATAAACCGCATCAGCGAAAACTTTAAGCAGTGCAAGTTTCTGAATTGATGAATCTACAGAACGGGCGAGCCGAGCCGTGAATGGTCAATTAGATaacattaaatagataaatagacCTCGGGGATCTGCAGCCTCTGTTTCTTAATTAAAGTGGATCAGATAAACAAAGATTTATGCGACAAAGCAATCGTGGAGATGCTTTGATAAGTGATCTTtcgtttctattaaaataatcaagagTTTTAAGTAGTTTAAGTCTGCTAAGCAATCACGCACCGAGTCTCATGGGTACTGCCTCCGGCCGAGGAGTCGGGAGGCGGCTCCGAGTTCCTCCCGCCACCACTCCACTCCAGAGAATCGATCATTTCCATCAACTCTTTGAACACAGCTATCACCCTCCAATTATACTTAGCGGAGCACTCTACGTAACCGCACTTCCAGTGCTTACGAACTAAATTCACGATATTTCTTCTCTTCTCTCTTGAATCCCCGCAAGCGCTTTCAGCTATAGCGAGTTGCTGCAGGCCGCTGGCCGCAGACGGAGTGTTGCTACAAAGTAAATCCTGCTTATTGCCAACAACTAACACTGGGACGTTCCTCATATCTCGACTTTCGACCATTTGGTCTCTCAAAGTCCTTATGTATTGGAAAGTCTCTACGTTCGACAAGTCGAAAACGAGGATGTAGGCCGTCGCACTCCGAAGCCCGTAGAAGCGGTAGTGCGCCCACTCGTAGTACGAGTTTATTGGAAAGTATGGTATAACTGGAACGTCTGTGATTTTAACTTCGTAAAGGTGCTCGTTAATGATCACCGAAGGGTAGAAGGTGTGTTTACGGTCCGTTGGCACGTATTCTTCTGAGAAATCGCTCCACACGAATTGCTgcgaacaaagaaaatattatcttaacaaAGAGTCTTTTGTGAGAGCAATTATCTTATAACGTTGCAGACATTTTTCGAGcgaaaatctttataaaattcgtGTATTTCATGCTGAGAAACGAgaatatgtttgttattttgacacaagaacataaaactgtatatttatttgatagtcGAATAGATTTACTTTTATCTAGACAAAGACACATGGAAATTGCATTGTTCGTTTCGAATTCGCTAAAAAGGATATTGTGTAGAGTGACAAAGATGGATTTGGGTTGGTATTCATTCATCAAGGTATCAAAGTCCGTATAGAACAGTAGGGCGATGGAACGATATATCTGTTTCTACCTGTTGTCATCAACTGGAGTTTAGCTGTCGACAACGATTGAGCGATGGTTCTCTATTGTTTAGATGGATGATAAATGtttctattgtatttatttaaggacATTTTTTATGTGATTGAATTGAGTTTATAATGAAATGACACGTTTTGTTgagtaaaaatggaaaataccTTACcagtttacattatttatattttttgtatggatattgtatataaaaataaaactggtaaATTGAGTTTCCCACATGCAAAAATGAGGATGCCGTATGAATAGACTTATGcaccattttataaatttcaattgtctagctataacGATAACCAAGATAAAGTCTGGctacaaacggacagacagacagcggctccttagttttaattatttaactttaagtACACAACCTtaacaaaatactgtaaaacattttcatactTTTCCAACAATATATaagaaatatcatttatttcagTATCCTCATTTCTCAGAACTAGTTAGGTTCCATTTCCAACAACTAATTATTTTCGTAAGCTATGCCATTAAGAAGGCtccgaaatatatttataacagttaCAATTAATGAACGTTATTTATTAGATAGTGGAGGCAACAAATAAACGAAGCTGACAGAACGAAGAATAATTACTTTGGGTTTAGAAGAATAGAAGAAAGTAGATCTATGACGAGGCATAATGTTATGGTGAGTAATTATGTAGGATTCTAGagtctgaaataaatgaatgatatAATTTGTTCTGTTACCGGgataattgaaaatttcattcaattaggcttaagaaaaacaaatcgactGGATGACGAAAAAATTAACCGGCACTgaaatcgtatttttatttgtcaccaCCAGCAAATTTTGGACCTTAACAAACCTCTGTGCATCTCGCTTGCTCAAACTCTATCTTTACTTTTAgtatttacgtaaaaatatattatataccattttttttgtaatactttcTAAACAAcgaaatgatttattaatattatttgttgctaTAAC encodes:
- the LOC113493263 gene encoding ras-like protein family member 10B, with product MNRFDNTCKLDKDDDDARGNCTKQNKILELDLDYLERGGGGTLTVGGAPSLEPSPDSLDLVKVVLLGAPAVGKTSIIQQFVWSDFSEEYVPTDRKHTFYPSVIINEHLYEVKITDVPVIPYFPINSYYEWAHYRFYGLRSATAYILVFDLSNVETFQYIRTLRDQMVESRDMRNVPVLVVGNKQDLLCSNTPSAASGLQQLAIAESACGDSREKRRNIVNLVRKHWKCGYVECSAKYNWRVIAVFKELMEMIDSLEWSGGGRNSEPPPDSSAGGSTHETRCVIA